The region TATGAGCCATTTTAATGACTCCGGTTTCTGGCTAGTAAAATCCTTACTTCAAATTGATGAAAAAACCACCTTAAAGTCTTGGACTATAATGGAGACTATTGTTGGTTTAACAGGATTTATTGGAGCATTGATAATTTCATTCTTTGTCAAATGATGAATAGCTCAAGGCTTTTCTAGAAGCTTGTTGATAAATTATGAAAAAAGGATGAGACTAGGCTCATCCTTTTTTCTATATTACCACTATATTTATTTTTTAAGCATTCACTTTCATAACGCCAAGAGTTACATCCTCACCATTTAAGTTCCACTCTTTGCTAAAGCCCTGAGCTTCTCCATAAACCACATCATCTGCAAGAACGATAGAAGAGATTTCAGCAACATTTTTCTTCACAATTGCTTCTACCTTTTCATTATCCTTAACAGATACCACAATATGATCCATTACTTCGAATCCGGCATCTTTACGCATTGTCTGAACCTTACTAATTACTTCACGTACAAATCCCTCTTCGATTAACTCCTCTGTTAGATTTGTATCAAGAACTACAGTAATTCCATAGTCACTATCTGTTACATAGCCTTCCATCTGAGCTGCATCAATTAAAAGGTCATCCTTTTCAAGAACTTCTTCTGTACCATCTAAAGTAATTGTAAGAGTTCCCTTCTCATTTAATTCATCCATCGTTTCATTACCGTTTAAAGAAGATAATACTTCTTTTAACGCATTTAACTTACTACCAAAACGGCGACCAAGAGTCTTAAGCTGTGGCTTAAATGTATAAGAAGTAAAGTTACGAACATCAGAAGTAAATACTACATTCTTTACATTCAACTCATCTTCAATAATTTCCTTATAGAAGTCAGACATTCCTTCTACTACGCTACCATCGTTTGCTGTATAAGTTAACTCTGCTTTTACATACATCTTAGAAATTGGCTGTCTCTGCTTAATGTTTGCTGTATTTCTACATGCACGGCCAAGAACTACGATCTCAAGAACTGCTTCCATATCTGCCTCAAGCTTAGTATCAATTAACTTCGCATCCCAGGTTGGGAAATCACATAGGTGGACGCTTAATGGTGCGTTCTTATCGATACTGCATACAAGGTTACGGTAGATATCTTCTGCCATGAATGGAACCATAGGCGCAGAAGCCTTTGCAATCGTTACTAATGCAGTGTATAACGTCATGTAAGCATTAATCTTATCCTGCTCCATTCCCTTTGCCCAGAAACGTTCACGACCACGTCTTACATACCAGTTACTTAGCTCATCTACGAACTCCTGAAGTGCTCTAGCAGTCTCAGGAATCTTATAAGCAGCAAGGTTTTCATCCACAGTCTTAACCACTGTGTTTAACTTACTAAGTAACCATTTATCCATAACTGGAAGTTTATCATAATCTAAAGAATATTTGGTTGCATCAAATTGGTCAATGTTTGCATATAGTACGAAGAATGCATAGGTATTCCATAGAGTACCCATGAACTTACGCTGTCCTTCTACTACTGCCTTTCCATGAAAACGGTTTGGTAACCAAGGAGCTGAGTTAATATAGAAGTACCAACGAATCGCATCTGCGCCATATTCCTCTAACGCATCAAACGGATCTACTGCATTTCCTTTAGATTTACTCATCTTCTGACCATTCTCATCCTGAACGTGCCCAAGAACGATAACATTCTTATATGGAGCTTTATCAAAGATAAGTGTTGAAATTGCAAGTAAGGAGTAGAACCAACCTCTCGTCTGGTCAACAGCTTCAGAGATAAAATCTGCTGGGAACTGTGCTTCGAACTTCTCTTTATTTTCAAATGGATAATGATGCTGTGCAAATGGCATTGCACCAGAATCATACCAACAGTCAATAACTTCAGGTACACGATGCATTTCCTTGCCACAATCAGGACAGGTAATTGTTACGTTATCAATGTACGGTCTGTGAAGCTCGATATCCTCTGGACAATTCTTAGACATAGACTTTAATTCTTCAATGCTTCCAATCGAATGCATCTTGCCACAATCACAAGTCCAAACATTTAATGGAGTTCCCCAGTAACGATTACGGCTGATACCCCAATCCTGAAGATTCTCTAACCAGTCACCAAAACGTCCTTTACCTATGGTCTCAGGAATCCAGTTGATTGTATTATTGTTTGCAATCATCTTGTCTTTCACAGCTGTCATCTTGATGAACCAGGACTCTCTTGCATAGTAGATCAGAGGAGTATCACATCTCCAGCAGAATGGATAACTATGCTCAAATTTAAGAACCTTAAATAATTGCTTTGTTTCTCCTAATTTCTTAAGGATTCCTTCATCACTCTTCTTGCAGAATAGTCCTGCGAAATCGGTAACCTCTGCCTTCATCTGACCTTTTTCATCCACTAACTGTACGAAAGGTAATTCATAACGATTACCTACATTCGCATCGTCTGCACCAAAGGCTGGAGCAATATGAACGATACCAGTACCATCCGTTAATGTAACATAGTCAGCACAAGTTACATAATAAGCCTTCTTGCCATTGACATTGTTACGGTTTGCTTTTTCATTTCTAGTTCCATCCGCATTATTATATGCATAGTCAAATAGTGGATCATATTTCATATACTCAAGATCAGATCCTTTGTAACTCTCAACTACTCTATAATCTCCTTCAATGACGGAGCATAATGCTTCTGCTAAGATATAGTACTCTACACCGACTGCTGTATGTTCCTCAGTAACTTCTTCCTCACCCTTAGGGCTCTTTACGACATTACCTTTCGCATTTACTGAAACTTCTACCTTCACATAGTCTTCCTTTGGATTAACACAAAGCGCTACGTTAGATGGAAGTGTCCAAGGTGTTGTTGTCCATGCTAAGAAATACTCATTTGCAGAATCCATTACTCTAAATTTAGCGATAACGGATTTCTCCTTTACATCCTTATATCCTTGTGCTACCTCATGAGAAGCAAGAGGTGTTCCACATCTTGGACAGTAAGGTACAATTTTATAACCTTTGTATAATAAGCCCTTATCCCAGACTTGCTTCAAGGACCACCATACAGATTCAATATAATCGTTATGGTAAGTTACATATGGATCATCCATATCTGCCCAGAAACCAACGGTACCAGAGAAATCTTCCCACATCCCTTTGTATTTCCAAACACTTTCCTTACACTTTGTAATAAATGGCTCTAAACCATACTGTTCAATCTGCTCTTTACCATTTAATTCTAGAAGCTTCTCAACTTCAAGCTCTACTGGAAGACCATGAGTATCCCATCCAGCCTTTCTTGGAACCATACAACCCTTCATAGTACGGTATCTTGGAATCATATCTTTAATAACACGTGTTAATACGTGTCCAATGTGTGGTTTACCATTTGCAGTTGGAGGTCCATCATAAAACGTAAATGTCTCTCCTTCTTTTCTGGAATCAATACTTTTCTCAAAGATTTCATTCTCTTTCCAGAACTTCAATACTTCTTTTTCTCTGTCAACAAAATTCAGATTGGTTGATACCTTTTCGTACATGATTCATCTTCCTTTCTTATCTCTTCTATTGTTTCCTTATTTAATCATTCGCAGTCAGCATTCGTAATCTATCGTTAAAATAGATATGTCTTTTGAACATTCAGTAGTTGCAGCGCCATTTCCATGAATTAAAAAAAGCTCCCATCCAAAACAGGATGAGAGCAGGAATGCTTCATTATACCACCTATTTCACGTACGCAGACTAAGTCTGTTATACATTATCTATATAACGGTAGAACCCGACAACACCTACTAACTACGGTTCAATGTTGCAACTGATAAAGTGATTTTCAGAAATTCCCTACTCCTACTGCACTCACACTCTCTGCAGCTCGCTGTGATTTTTAAGAATTCTTACTCTCTTCGTCAACGTCTTTACATATTTCTTTTATTTCATCGCCATATCACTACTATGACAGATGTTATATTTTCTTTATCTTAGTATAGATTCTATGCTTTGTCAACATCAAATTCTGATTGCCAACTTCTTTATATGATTACCAACTTTCTTTATATGATTACCAACTTCTTAATCAAATTCTGATTGTAACTCCTTTAAAGTATAAATCATTCTAAGTTGAGCACATTATCCTTGAGGTGATTAATATGGAACCATTTTTATCGCAAACAGATAATGTCTATGGTGGACAAATAATGCCCGTATTGTTATTTTCAGACAACTCAATGGATGAGTATCTGAATGGGTTAAACTCCAGTGAATATGAAGCCGTTATGCGTATGAAAGATACCTTTCATTCTCGTGATGATGTAGAACGTTTTGTAAATGGTCTTCATGACTAATTAATTCCGTTCACCTAAACCCTTTCTGCTTGTTCCTTCCCATTAAAACTTTCTCATTTGTCTTTTCAAACTTATGGAGCAAGCAGATAGGATTTTCGTAACTAATCGTCACCCTATGTTGACTATTTTGTTTGATCTTCACGTCCTTCCATTGCCTCATATTCTCTACGATCGTGAACACTACGATAAGCAGGACGGATAATTTTTTCTGCACTTACAAGTTCCTCTAAGCGGTGGGCACTCCATCCAACAATTCTTGCTACAGCAAACATTGGAGTATATAATTCTAGTGGTAATTCAAGCATCCGATAAACAAATCCGCTATAGAAATCGACATTCGCATTAACACCTTTATAAATCTTTCGCTCTTCTCCAATTAATTTCGGAGCAAGTCTTTCTACAATAGTATATAATTCAAATTCTTTTTCTTGCCCTTTTTCCGTTGCCAGTTTTCCTACGAAATTCTTAAAGATATCAGCTCTTGGATCCGAAATAGAATAGACAGCATGGCCGATACCATAGATAAGGCCGGAACGATCAAATTCCTCTTTTCTAAGAATTCTTAGTAGATAATCTGCAATTGCTTCTTCATCCTTCCAGTCACTAATCTTACCCTTTAAGTCATCAAACATTTGCATAACTTTGATATTCGCGCCACCATGTCTTGGCCCTTTCAAGGAAGCTAATGCCGCAGCCATAACAGAATAGGTATCAGTTCCAGAAGATGTAACAACACGGGTAGTAAAAGAGGAGTTATTACCACCGCCATGCTCCATATGAAGTACTAAAGCTAAATCAAGCACAGCTGCTTCAAAAGGAGTAAATTGCTTATCTGGACGTAACATATATAGGATATTCTCCGCCATCGAAAACTCTTCTTTTGGTGGATGAATATGTAGACTGTTCCCGATACTATGGTAATATGCGTTGTAACTATACACAGCCAACATTGGAAATTGACTTATAAGATTTAGACATTGTCTCATTACATTAGGTATAGAGGTATTCTCAGCCTCTACATCATAAGAATAGATAGTTAAAATACTTTTTGCGAGGGATATCATAATATCCTTGCTAGGTGCTTTCATAATAACATCACGGCAGAAATTATGAGGTAATGACCTTCTTTGCCCTAGCTCTACCTTAAATTCTTCTAATTGCTCCTTGGTAGGTAGTTCTCCAAATAATAATAGATAGGTAACCTCTTCAAATCCATATCTACCTTCAGATAAGAAACCATCCGTTAATTCCCTGACATCATAGCCACGGTAAAAAAGCCTACCTTCACATGGTACCTCTTCACCATTAATAATATCTTTTGCATGAACTTCCGAAATATTCGTAAGCCCGGCGAGGACTCCCTTTCCGTTAAGATCTCTTAAGCCACGCTTCACATCATACTGACGGTATAACTCAACTGGGACCTTATCCCTGCTCGTACATATGGCAGCTAACTTCCTCACCTGTGGGGTGACTTGAAAAATAACATCTTTCATCCAATACCTCCTTTTCAGCTTATGCCCATGATTATTAACACGGTTAACTTGTTTTTAGTTAACACAAGTATTACTTATTTTTTTTTAGTTGTCAATCATTTTTCTCCAATTTTAAGGAATTATTAGAAACATAATTCTACAATTCTATGCATAGTTATAAGGTGTCATCCTGAACTACTCGAATCATATTATATCTCATGGTATATATTGGCTTTCGTTAGAACAAATCATATCGTTATTATAAGCAAAAAGACTGATAGTGTTAGTGCATAAATATGCGACTATCCTATCAGTCTATCTTATTCCATAGATGGTACTTCTAATCCTCTTCTAATATGTTCCCCAACTTTTGAAGAGATACAACCATCTGTGTTATTTCATCTTTTCCCATTCGCCTTCCTATTCTTCCCAACAATTTATGAAAGGCATCTTGCTCTCTTAAGAGTGCTTGTTTTCCCAAAGCTGTTAGTTCAAGATAGTAAATCCGATGGTCTTTCGCATCGCTTACCTTCTGAAGAAAACCTTTTTTCTCTATAACGGTAAGCATACGAGAGGTTGCCGGCTTCTTTGTACCAAGTTGTTCATTCAAGCTAGTCGGTGTCAGTTTCTGATTGCCATCTTTTTGTGATTCTGCAATCATGCTCATCGCACAAAATTCTCCAAAGGTCAAATCGTTTTGCAGACGCAGCTGACTTACGACAGAGCGCAAATGATGCATCATGATAATAAGATCACTGGGTTCCGTTTGCATATTACATAAACTCCAATCTATTTCATTCCGATAATAGGAGCGTTTTTTGCACCCTCAATCTGATTATCGGAACAAGATTTTGTTACGATAATATAAATTGTCTAGCTATGTATAGCTAGACAATCTACATTCTATGATCTATTTTATATTTGCAATTGCAATATTGTTAAAAATAGATTGTTAACATCGTTAATTAATGAATTGAGGATACATTATTTATCTTAATTTGTCAAGGATTGTTTCTGTTTTGGAAGTAATCCCCTATATATATTTGATATTTAAAATAGAGGCAAAAGAAACAGAAAGACTTTCATCTTTTGCTTCTTATACCTCTATAGTAGTATTTTATCTATATTCGCTCTTTTGCTTATTCGCGTACGCTAGAATTATAACTATCCAACAACTGATGTTTCATATGATATAGCTCATTAGAAAGATCTACATAAACATCCTGAGGGTTAACCAAACGTCTTGTTTCATCCCATAGAGTATTGAGTTCATCCTGGCAGTAAGTTCTAATATCCATTACAGCTGGAGATCCATAGACGCACTCACCATTTAAAAAGATAGGAACAAGCAATTCTCTCATTTTATAGGTACCTGGTTTTAAATAGGTCTTCTTCCAAGTTGCCATAGGATCAAAAAGTAATAAAGGATTATCTTCGGAATACTTCTCACCAACTAAAGCAATTAAGTCTGCTTTAATCTTCCCACTCTCTTTATCATAGATACGATAAATTGTTTTGTTACCAGGATTGGTAATCTTCCATTGGTTTTCAGATAGCTTAATTTTAGGTATAAATATATCATCCTGCTTAA is a window of Lachnoclostridium phytofermentans ISDg DNA encoding:
- a CDS encoding citrate/2-methylcitrate synthase produces the protein MKDVIFQVTPQVRKLAAICTSRDKVPVELYRQYDVKRGLRDLNGKGVLAGLTNISEVHAKDIINGEEVPCEGRLFYRGYDVRELTDGFLSEGRYGFEEVTYLLLFGELPTKEQLEEFKVELGQRRSLPHNFCRDVIMKAPSKDIMISLAKSILTIYSYDVEAENTSIPNVMRQCLNLISQFPMLAVYSYNAYYHSIGNSLHIHPPKEEFSMAENILYMLRPDKQFTPFEAAVLDLALVLHMEHGGGNNSSFTTRVVTSSGTDTYSVMAAALASLKGPRHGGANIKVMQMFDDLKGKISDWKDEEAIADYLLRILRKEEFDRSGLIYGIGHAVYSISDPRADIFKNFVGKLATEKGQEKEFELYTIVERLAPKLIGEERKIYKGVNANVDFYSGFVYRMLELPLELYTPMFAVARIVGWSAHRLEELVSAEKIIRPAYRSVHDRREYEAMEGREDQTK
- the ileS gene encoding isoleucine--tRNA ligase, yielding MYEKVSTNLNFVDREKEVLKFWKENEIFEKSIDSRKEGETFTFYDGPPTANGKPHIGHVLTRVIKDMIPRYRTMKGCMVPRKAGWDTHGLPVELEVEKLLELNGKEQIEQYGLEPFITKCKESVWKYKGMWEDFSGTVGFWADMDDPYVTYHNDYIESVWWSLKQVWDKGLLYKGYKIVPYCPRCGTPLASHEVAQGYKDVKEKSVIAKFRVMDSANEYFLAWTTTPWTLPSNVALCVNPKEDYVKVEVSVNAKGNVVKSPKGEEEVTEEHTAVGVEYYILAEALCSVIEGDYRVVESYKGSDLEYMKYDPLFDYAYNNADGTRNEKANRNNVNGKKAYYVTCADYVTLTDGTGIVHIAPAFGADDANVGNRYELPFVQLVDEKGQMKAEVTDFAGLFCKKSDEGILKKLGETKQLFKVLKFEHSYPFCWRCDTPLIYYARESWFIKMTAVKDKMIANNNTINWIPETIGKGRFGDWLENLQDWGISRNRYWGTPLNVWTCDCGKMHSIGSIEELKSMSKNCPEDIELHRPYIDNVTITCPDCGKEMHRVPEVIDCWYDSGAMPFAQHHYPFENKEKFEAQFPADFISEAVDQTRGWFYSLLAISTLIFDKAPYKNVIVLGHVQDENGQKMSKSKGNAVDPFDALEEYGADAIRWYFYINSAPWLPNRFHGKAVVEGQRKFMGTLWNTYAFFVLYANIDQFDATKYSLDYDKLPVMDKWLLSKLNTVVKTVDENLAAYKIPETARALQEFVDELSNWYVRRGRERFWAKGMEQDKINAYMTLYTALVTIAKASAPMVPFMAEDIYRNLVCSIDKNAPLSVHLCDFPTWDAKLIDTKLEADMEAVLEIVVLGRACRNTANIKQRQPISKMYVKAELTYTANDGSVVEGMSDFYKEIIEDELNVKNVVFTSDVRNFTSYTFKPQLKTLGRRFGSKLNALKEVLSSLNGNETMDELNEKGTLTITLDGTEEVLEKDDLLIDAAQMEGYVTDSDYGITVVLDTNLTEELIEEGFVREVISKVQTMRKDAGFEVMDHIVVSVKDNEKVEAIVKKNVAEISSIVLADDVVYGEAQGFSKEWNLNGEDVTLGVMKVNA
- a CDS encoding MarR family winged helix-turn-helix transcriptional regulator, yielding MQTEPSDLIIMMHHLRSVVSQLRLQNDLTFGEFCAMSMIAESQKDGNQKLTPTSLNEQLGTKKPATSRMLTVIEKKGFLQKVSDAKDHRIYYLELTALGKQALLREQDAFHKLLGRIGRRMGKDEITQMVVSLQKLGNILEED